A genomic segment from Dechloromonas denitrificans encodes:
- a CDS encoding FAD:protein FMN transferase, with product MRRFLSALGLVLLLGACHRPAVQEQQAYVFGTRVEVLVASADPAQGRQAIAALLQEFDRLHQHYHAWQDSELTAVNRAIARGAPTEVTPELAAFVREAASLSQQGDYLFDPGIGQLIGLWGFQSDEFKAELPSTAALDAWRAARPSIADLTVSGNTIRSRKKQVALDFGGYLKGVALDRAAAILRAQGMANALINIGGNVMALGSKNGQKWRVGIQHPRQPGPMATVSLEDGEAIGTSGDYQRFFEHDGQRYPHLLDPRSAYPAAHTQAVTVLIPPGPKAGTLSDASSKPIFIAGPADWQKMARKTQIGLVLRVDRDGHVFVTEALNKRIEFVGKPAELTVVP from the coding sequence ATGCGGCGTTTCCTGAGCGCTCTCGGGCTGGTGTTGCTGCTTGGGGCATGCCACCGACCGGCGGTGCAGGAACAACAAGCCTACGTCTTCGGCACTCGGGTTGAAGTACTGGTCGCCAGCGCTGACCCGGCACAAGGCCGCCAGGCCATCGCCGCCCTGTTGCAGGAATTCGATCGCTTGCACCAGCATTATCATGCCTGGCAGGACTCCGAGCTGACCGCAGTGAATCGCGCCATCGCTCGGGGAGCCCCGACTGAAGTCACTCCTGAACTCGCCGCTTTCGTCCGCGAAGCGGCCTCCCTGAGCCAGCAGGGCGATTACCTTTTTGATCCAGGCATCGGGCAATTGATCGGACTTTGGGGATTTCAGTCCGACGAATTCAAGGCAGAACTGCCGTCGACCGCAGCACTCGATGCCTGGCGCGCCGCACGACCTTCGATTGCCGACCTGACGGTGAGCGGCAACACGATACGCAGTCGCAAAAAACAGGTCGCCCTCGATTTTGGCGGCTATCTCAAAGGCGTTGCCCTCGATCGAGCTGCCGCCATCCTGCGCGCTCAAGGCATGGCCAATGCCCTGATCAACATCGGTGGCAATGTCATGGCGCTGGGTTCGAAAAATGGCCAAAAATGGCGTGTCGGCATCCAGCACCCACGCCAGCCCGGCCCGATGGCGACGGTTAGCCTTGAAGATGGCGAAGCGATTGGAACATCCGGTGATTACCAGCGATTTTTCGAACACGATGGGCAACGTTACCCCCATCTGCTCGACCCACGCAGCGCCTATCCGGCAGCGCATACGCAAGCAGTCACCGTCCTGATTCCACCCGGTCCGAAGGCTGGCACCTTATCCGATGCCAGTTCCAAGCCGATTTTTATCGCCGGTCCTGCGGACTGGCAGAAAATGGCCAGGAAAACTCAAATTGGCCTTGTTTTGCGCGTTGACCGTGACGGCCATGTTTTTGTGACCGAGGCCCTGAACAAGCGCATCGAATTTGTCGGCAAGCCAGCCGAGCTGACTGTCGTCCCTTAA
- the gshB gene encoding glutathione synthase yields MAQQLHFEQQAFGASSRSLKLAFVLDPLDSLKAWKDSSIAMMRAAEKHGHEVFAIDAATLGWRRPEPGHPGGVFGEAVHLRLRPDDHDWYRETGREYWPLKAFDAVIMRRDPPFDFEYLTATWLLERAEANGVKVFNRPRALRDHSEKIAITEFDQFTPPTLVARDINQLQHFIEEYRDVILKPLDGMGGSQIFRIHRNDPNRNVILETLTHEGRRTVMAQRYLPEISQGDKRILLIAGKPVPYCLARIPKAGETRGNLAVGGTGVAQDLSPRDREIAETLGPILLKRGLMLVGLDVIGTHLTEINVTSPTCMVEIRQQTGFDAAGAFITAIEHACGVS; encoded by the coding sequence GTGGCCCAGCAGCTGCACTTCGAACAGCAAGCCTTCGGGGCGAGCAGCCGCTCGCTCAAGCTGGCTTTCGTTCTCGATCCGCTGGATTCACTCAAGGCCTGGAAAGACTCATCGATCGCCATGATGCGGGCGGCCGAAAAACACGGTCATGAAGTTTTTGCCATCGATGCTGCAACGCTGGGCTGGCGACGTCCGGAACCCGGCCACCCCGGCGGAGTTTTCGGTGAAGCGGTACATTTGCGCCTGCGTCCGGACGACCATGACTGGTACCGCGAAACCGGCCGCGAATACTGGCCGCTGAAAGCCTTCGATGCCGTCATCATGCGGCGCGACCCGCCTTTCGATTTTGAATATCTGACCGCAACCTGGTTGCTCGAACGGGCCGAGGCCAATGGCGTCAAGGTATTCAACCGACCACGTGCCCTGCGCGACCATTCGGAAAAAATCGCAATCACCGAATTCGACCAGTTCACCCCGCCAACGTTGGTGGCGCGCGATATCAACCAGTTGCAGCATTTCATCGAGGAATACCGCGACGTCATCCTCAAGCCGCTCGATGGCATGGGCGGCAGCCAGATTTTTCGCATTCACCGCAACGACCCGAACCGCAACGTCATCCTCGAAACACTGACTCACGAAGGCCGCCGCACGGTCATGGCACAGCGCTACCTGCCGGAGATCAGCCAAGGCGACAAGCGCATCCTGCTGATCGCCGGCAAGCCCGTTCCCTATTGCCTGGCACGCATTCCAAAAGCCGGCGAAACGCGTGGCAATCTGGCAGTTGGCGGAACCGGCGTGGCGCAGGATCTCTCGCCGCGCGATCGGGAAATTGCCGAAACACTCGGCCCGATTCTCCTAAAGCGCGGATTGATGCTGGTTGGCCTTGACGTCATCGGCACGCATCTGACTGAAATCAACGTCACCAGCCCGACCTGCATGGTCGAAATTCGCCAGCAAACCGGTTTCGATGCCGCCGGTGCCTTCATCACCGCCATTGAACACGCATGCGGCGTTTCCTGA
- a CDS encoding response regulator has protein sequence MGSKYWKIRSDYWDSLRFQLTLGVLLMQAICLASLAIIAQERLKSSFLDQLQFQQESNLRFVSKWLENEIGERFGSLQAIAEQLPVKDWANGDLVQRHLSNQSSINRLFGRDVYVLSTAGIRIAEAPVRQNIGSDYRDAPYFKKAIESRHPVIMPLIGRFSGRPNLVFAVPVLDKKGAVIAVICGSDELGPGSNFYISDFANNGQEGGYQVISLNEGTYVASTDASMVMSKVLEPPVAPLLERRITEGFTGPGWTRNSAGQEIVSYASKLKGIDWLVIAYVPARQALAALEGLTLTIWIGAILALLVTGFVVWRFMGYQLRPLENTAGKIVEILPSQTPIRLPEMGRREIRTFIEHFNRLHRVIHEQFIALQEERDHLELAVNQRTEALALSEQFTRAITDALPSMIAYWDTDLCNRFANRAYMDWFGKNSAEIGGIQMKELIGEDNFRFVEPHIRAVLLGKQQCFERILAKQGQSERYVLAHYIPDGESGSVKGFFVLLYDITQLKLAEIQIQQQADELDDLYNHAPCGYHSLDEHGVIQKINDTELTWLGYERDELVGKQKITKFLTPSSIAVFEQNFPKILAGQARSELALELIHKNGSTLPVLLSATAVLNESGHFVCTRSVLIDYSQLRSQKETLERVLSASPMAVRIARVEDHQIIFVNQAFCDLVHREKEATNHEDVSHYYADSVVFEEIRSSLARGESVFNRLVEIYFPDDPEEPHVWAMGSYMNIDYDGRPAVLAWFFDITRLQEAKSEAEAATKAKSVFLANMSHEIRTPMNAIIGMADLALSTQLNTRQFNYISKIKSASESLLTLINDILDFSKIEAGKLEIERTPFILETVFQRLSSVVALRAESQGIELYYDIDEDSCLFEGDPLRLGQILTNLVSNALKFSTGGHVIVKVRTSLQGKQDAELHCSVSDQGIGMSEEQIGKLFNPFTQADSSTTRRFGGTGLGLSISRQLIELMGGQIWVESLLGCGSTFHFTVRLKLIGADRRLSLHEFGARLAERADSPVLIVDDNPVSLNILCRLINQLGLKAEVAASGFEAIRKIQIEPVTDYLACLVDWRMSGMDGIDTIRQMRSIHTQRQTTAPKMILVSAFSHHSELNEIAGEIDGVLAKPICARYLYVELANCLGMVSADSVPVERRKIAVQQWSRFSGIDILVVEDIEINREVIGELLGNVGLKVRFATNGQECLQSVSVKRPDLVLMDLQMPVMDGYMTTRNLRENPDYLTLPIIALTANALHEEKERCLQAGMNGHVSKPVRMAQLYEQMLDCMPTWQPREPALDSELKLSNDPSIDTLAGLAFPGIDLAVGLNHVGKVPLYLRLLAKFRDTHGATFDNDYAQAQSRNDWGAQVRIAHTLKGTAYTLGAFDLGEAAEKLESAATERDTNACAACLSETLDQLQIVMDGLDRV, from the coding sequence ATGGGATCAAAGTACTGGAAAATACGATCCGACTACTGGGATTCTCTGCGCTTTCAACTGACGCTGGGTGTCCTGCTCATGCAAGCTATTTGCCTTGCATCACTTGCAATCATTGCTCAGGAACGCCTCAAGAGCAGTTTTCTTGATCAATTGCAGTTCCAGCAGGAAAGCAATCTTCGTTTCGTTTCGAAATGGCTTGAAAACGAAATTGGTGAGCGTTTTGGATCGTTGCAAGCGATTGCAGAGCAATTACCGGTCAAAGATTGGGCAAATGGTGATCTTGTTCAGCGCCACTTGAGCAATCAAAGCAGTATCAATCGGCTTTTTGGACGTGATGTTTATGTTCTGTCGACAGCCGGAATACGTATTGCTGAAGCTCCAGTGCGCCAGAATATTGGCTCAGATTACCGGGATGCTCCTTATTTCAAGAAGGCGATTGAATCTCGCCATCCAGTGATCATGCCACTGATAGGACGATTTTCAGGGCGCCCGAATCTTGTTTTTGCGGTTCCCGTTCTTGATAAAAAGGGCGCTGTAATCGCGGTTATCTGTGGTTCGGATGAACTGGGGCCAGGCAGTAATTTTTATATTTCAGATTTTGCCAACAATGGTCAGGAAGGGGGATACCAGGTTATTTCCCTGAATGAAGGTACTTATGTGGCAAGCACCGATGCGTCGATGGTGATGAGCAAAGTGTTGGAGCCGCCCGTCGCACCACTCCTTGAGCGAAGAATTACAGAGGGGTTTACCGGTCCTGGCTGGACCAGAAACTCGGCAGGTCAGGAAATAGTTTCTTATGCAAGCAAGCTGAAAGGGATTGACTGGCTTGTCATCGCTTATGTTCCGGCCAGGCAGGCACTTGCCGCACTTGAAGGGCTGACTCTGACGATCTGGATCGGGGCCATTCTTGCGTTACTCGTTACAGGTTTTGTGGTCTGGCGTTTCATGGGATACCAGCTTCGTCCCCTGGAAAACACAGCCGGGAAAATTGTCGAGATTTTGCCCAGCCAAACGCCAATACGGCTACCTGAAATGGGACGCCGAGAAATTCGAACGTTCATTGAACATTTCAACCGCCTGCATCGCGTCATTCATGAACAGTTTATTGCGCTTCAAGAAGAGCGTGATCACCTTGAATTAGCCGTTAATCAGCGGACAGAAGCCTTGGCGCTTAGCGAGCAATTTACTCGTGCGATCACAGACGCACTACCCAGCATGATTGCCTATTGGGATACAGATTTGTGTAATCGCTTTGCCAATCGTGCCTACATGGATTGGTTCGGGAAAAATTCTGCCGAAATAGGCGGAATTCAGATGAAAGAGCTGATTGGGGAAGATAATTTCAGGTTTGTCGAGCCACACATACGCGCGGTGTTACTTGGCAAGCAACAATGCTTTGAGCGTATTTTGGCAAAACAGGGGCAATCTGAACGCTATGTATTGGCACATTACATCCCTGATGGAGAGTCCGGATCGGTCAAAGGATTTTTTGTCCTTCTCTATGACATTACTCAACTCAAGCTGGCCGAAATTCAGATTCAGCAACAAGCCGACGAGCTGGACGATCTCTATAACCATGCGCCATGCGGCTATCACTCCCTTGATGAACACGGAGTGATCCAAAAGATCAACGATACAGAGCTGACTTGGCTTGGTTATGAGCGGGATGAGCTTGTTGGCAAGCAGAAAATCACAAAATTCCTGACACCTTCATCAATCGCGGTATTCGAGCAAAATTTTCCAAAAATTCTGGCCGGGCAAGCGCGCTCTGAATTGGCGCTGGAATTGATCCATAAAAATGGCAGCACTTTGCCGGTTTTGCTCTCTGCAACCGCTGTATTGAATGAATCGGGCCATTTCGTTTGCACCCGTTCCGTGTTGATCGACTATTCGCAGCTTCGCAGCCAAAAGGAAACGCTTGAGCGCGTGTTGTCTGCTTCACCCATGGCTGTGCGTATCGCACGTGTTGAAGACCATCAAATTATTTTTGTTAACCAGGCTTTTTGCGATCTGGTCCATAGGGAAAAAGAAGCAACAAATCACGAAGATGTAAGCCATTACTATGCAGATTCTGTAGTTTTTGAAGAAATTCGCAGCTCGCTGGCGCGCGGAGAGTCTGTATTCAACAGACTGGTTGAAATCTATTTTCCGGACGATCCGGAGGAGCCCCATGTCTGGGCGATGGGTTCCTACATGAATATCGATTACGACGGACGCCCTGCGGTTCTCGCCTGGTTTTTTGATATCACCCGTCTGCAGGAAGCCAAGTCCGAAGCTGAAGCTGCGACCAAGGCCAAAAGCGTATTCCTGGCCAATATGAGCCACGAAATCAGAACACCAATGAATGCCATCATCGGTATGGCAGATTTGGCGCTTTCGACGCAGTTGAATACGCGGCAATTCAACTATATTTCCAAAATCAAGTCAGCTTCCGAAAGCCTGCTGACGCTGATTAACGACATTCTCGATTTTTCAAAAATTGAAGCCGGAAAGCTCGAAATAGAGCGCACGCCGTTCATTCTTGAAACGGTATTCCAGCGTCTTTCGAGTGTCGTTGCCTTGCGCGCAGAAAGTCAGGGAATCGAGCTCTACTACGATATTGACGAAGACTCATGTCTGTTTGAAGGTGATCCGTTGCGGCTGGGGCAGATTCTGACCAACCTGGTCAGTAATGCGCTGAAGTTCTCGACCGGCGGTCATGTGATCGTCAAGGTCAGAACCTCGCTACAGGGCAAACAGGATGCCGAACTCCACTGTTCCGTCAGTGACCAAGGTATCGGTATGAGCGAGGAACAGATCGGCAAGCTCTTTAATCCATTTACGCAAGCTGATTCTTCGACGACACGCCGTTTTGGCGGTACCGGCCTGGGGTTGTCGATCAGCCGGCAGTTGATCGAGCTGATGGGGGGGCAGATCTGGGTGGAGAGTCTGTTGGGTTGTGGCAGCACCTTCCATTTCACTGTACGGCTGAAACTGATCGGGGCTGACCGGCGTCTGAGTTTGCATGAATTCGGTGCCCGACTGGCCGAACGGGCCGATTCGCCCGTCTTGATCGTGGATGACAACCCGGTATCGCTCAATATTCTTTGCCGCTTGATAAATCAATTGGGGCTGAAGGCAGAAGTTGCTGCGAGCGGGTTCGAGGCTATCCGTAAAATCCAGATCGAGCCTGTGACGGACTATCTGGCGTGTCTGGTGGATTGGCGCATGTCAGGTATGGACGGGATCGATACTATCCGGCAGATGCGATCAATTCACACCCAGCGCCAAACCACTGCGCCAAAGATGATTTTGGTGAGTGCATTCAGCCACCATAGCGAATTGAACGAGATTGCCGGCGAAATAGACGGTGTCCTCGCCAAGCCAATCTGTGCCCGTTACCTTTACGTCGAACTTGCCAACTGTCTCGGCATGGTCAGTGCCGATAGCGTACCTGTTGAACGGCGCAAGATTGCAGTTCAGCAATGGTCGCGTTTCAGTGGCATCGACATCCTTGTGGTTGAAGATATCGAGATTAACCGTGAGGTGATCGGCGAACTTCTCGGCAATGTCGGATTGAAAGTCCGCTTTGCCACGAATGGGCAGGAATGCCTGCAAAGCGTATCGGTAAAACGTCCGGATCTTGTCCTGATGGATCTTCAGATGCCGGTGATGGATGGGTACATGACCACCCGAAACTTGCGGGAAAATCCCGACTATCTGACCTTGCCGATTATTGCCTTGACCGCCAATGCCTTGCACGAGGAAAAAGAGCGCTGTTTACAGGCTGGCATGAATGGTCATGTCTCCAAACCGGTGCGCATGGCCCAGCTGTATGAGCAAATGCTTGACTGCATGCCAACCTGGCAACCGAGAGAGCCTGCCTTGGATAGCGAATTGAAATTGAGTAACGACCCGTCTATCGACACCTTGGCCGGCCTGGCGTTTCCCGGTATTGATCTGGCTGTGGGGTTGAACCATGTTGGCAAGGTGCCGCTTTATCTGCGTTTATTGGCAAAATTCCGAGACACTCATGGTGCAACGTTCGACAATGATTATGCCCAGGCGCAAAGTCGCAATGATTGGGGTGCCCAGGTCCGGATTGCACACACCCTGAAGGGAACGGCCTATACCCTGGGGGCATTCGATTTGGGTGAAGCGGCAGAAAAACTGGAGTCGGCTGCGACAGAGAGAGATACGAACGCATGCGCTGCATGCCTTTCCGAGACGCTCGATCAGTTGCAGATTGTGATGGATGGTTTGGACAGGGTCTGA
- the dnaN gene encoding DNA polymerase III subunit beta has protein sequence MVLIKTHRDTLLAPLQSVSGIVERRHTLPILSNVLLEKKGEKLTLLATDIEIQITTSTEVGAGEGDGAVTVGARKLQEILRSLPDTTEVSLVLEDKRLQVRAGKSRFSLQTLPADDFPRMTMAEGETRQFAISQKAFRQLLGKTQYSMAAQDVRYYLNGLLLLVEGKELRAVATDGHRLAFASVEIDADLPRQEMILPRKTVLELNRLLVDNDEPLNITLTANQVRFNFGSVVLVSKLIDGKFPDYERVVPATLKNHLTVGRQSLMQAMSRAAILTNEKFRGVRVVLGENSLKLIAANAEQEEAQDEIEVNYQGDVIDVGFNVGYLLDVLNNVHTEEIQWSFNDANSSALITVPGNERFKYVVMPMRI, from the coding sequence ATGGTTCTTATTAAAACCCATAGAGACACGCTTCTTGCCCCTTTGCAGTCGGTATCGGGGATTGTTGAACGACGTCACACCCTGCCTATTCTTTCCAATGTCCTGCTTGAGAAGAAAGGTGAAAAACTCACCCTGCTCGCAACCGATATCGAGATTCAAATCACGACTTCGACAGAAGTAGGAGCCGGCGAGGGGGACGGTGCAGTGACTGTCGGTGCACGCAAACTGCAGGAAATCTTGCGTTCGCTGCCTGATACAACCGAAGTCAGCCTGGTTCTCGAAGACAAGCGCCTTCAGGTTCGCGCCGGCAAGAGCCGTTTCAGCCTGCAGACGCTGCCGGCCGATGATTTCCCGCGAATGACGATGGCTGAGGGTGAAACGCGTCAATTTGCGATTTCCCAGAAAGCATTCCGTCAGCTGCTTGGCAAGACGCAATACAGCATGGCGGCACAGGACGTGCGCTACTACCTGAACGGTCTTCTGCTGTTGGTTGAGGGTAAGGAATTGCGTGCGGTGGCGACGGATGGTCATCGTCTGGCTTTTGCCAGCGTTGAAATCGATGCCGACTTGCCGCGCCAGGAAATGATTCTGCCGCGCAAAACCGTGCTTGAACTGAATCGCTTGCTGGTTGATAACGATGAGCCGCTGAATATCACGCTTACGGCCAATCAGGTTCGCTTCAATTTTGGTTCTGTCGTCCTGGTCTCAAAGCTGATTGATGGCAAATTCCCGGATTACGAACGGGTTGTTCCGGCAACGTTGAAAAATCACCTGACCGTTGGCCGCCAGTCGCTGATGCAGGCAATGAGCCGCGCAGCGATCCTGACCAATGAAAAATTCCGCGGTGTACGCGTTGTTTTGGGCGAAAACAGCCTGAAGCTTATTGCTGCAAATGCGGAACAGGAAGAAGCTCAGGACGAAATTGAAGTAAACTATCAGGGTGACGTCATCGATGTTGGCTTCAACGTCGGCTATTTGCTGGATGTGTTGAACAATGTTCACACTGAGGAAATCCAGTGGAGCTTCAACGATGCGAATTCCAGCGCGCTGATTACTGTCCCCGGTAATGAGCGCTTCAAATACGTTGTCATGCCGATGCGTATCTGA
- the gyrB gene encoding DNA topoisomerase (ATP-hydrolyzing) subunit B, with protein sequence MSEENSPKDGSPAYGEASIQILEGLEAVRKRPGMYIGDTSDGTGLHHLVFEVVDNSIDEALAGHCDDITVTIHVDNSISVIDNGRGIPTGVKMDDKHEPKRSAAEIALTELHAGGKFNQNSYKVSGGLHGVGVSCVNALSKWLRLTIRRDGKKHFMEFHRGVPVDRNIEVRDGFEVSPLKIQGDTEKRGTEVHFSADEEIFGHVEFHYEILAKRLRELSFLNNGVSIRLVDQRHGKDELFAFAGGVQSFVEYINRSKSVLHPSIFYSAGEAKVGDTGVTIGVEVAMQWNDSYQEQVLCFTNNIPQSDGGTHLTGLRAAMTRVINKYIDEHEIAKKAKVEIAGDDMREGLACVLSVKMPDPKFASQTKMKLVSSEARPAVEEVVAQKLADFLLERPADAKIITGKIVEASRAREAARRARELTRRKGVLDGIGLPGKLADCQEKDPALCEMYIVEGDSAGGSAKQGRDRKFQAILPLRGKVLNVEKARFDKLISSEQIVTLITALGTGIGKDEFKIEKLRYHRIIIMTDADVDGAHIRTLLLTLLYRQMPELIERGYVYIAQPPLYKVKHGKTERYLKDDQEYHQFLLRMAMDEASLTPRAGAEPVTGPALEELARSWLLTESVIERISHLVNPEVLKTLVQHNLKIDLSSENLARESAELVAKHLVSGIRVVPKFDDIQERWTLRVEKMHHGNLKVGIIDDDLLLSGDYQQLRRTAETLADLFGPGAFMARGEKKQAVTNFGTAMQWLLNDVERGISKQRYKGLGEMNPGQLWETTMDPKVRRLLRVQIDDAIAADEIFTTLMGELVEPRRAFIETNALNARIDI encoded by the coding sequence ATGAGCGAAGAAAACAGCCCGAAGGACGGTTCTCCGGCCTACGGTGAAGCAAGCATCCAGATTCTTGAAGGTCTGGAGGCTGTCCGCAAACGTCCGGGGATGTATATCGGTGATACCTCCGATGGTACCGGCCTGCACCACCTTGTTTTCGAGGTCGTCGACAATTCGATTGACGAAGCGCTGGCGGGTCATTGCGACGATATTACCGTCACGATCCACGTTGATAACTCAATCAGCGTCATCGACAACGGTCGGGGTATCCCGACCGGGGTCAAAATGGACGACAAGCACGAACCCAAGCGCTCAGCGGCTGAAATTGCGCTGACTGAACTGCACGCCGGCGGCAAATTCAACCAGAATTCCTACAAGGTTTCCGGTGGTCTGCACGGCGTCGGTGTTTCCTGCGTCAATGCGCTGTCCAAGTGGCTGCGCCTGACCATTCGTCGCGATGGCAAGAAGCACTTCATGGAATTTCACCGTGGTGTGCCCGTCGACCGCAACATTGAAGTTCGTGACGGATTTGAAGTTTCGCCACTGAAAATTCAGGGCGATACCGAAAAACGCGGCACCGAGGTGCATTTTTCGGCCGACGAAGAAATTTTTGGTCACGTTGAATTTCATTACGAAATTCTTGCCAAGCGCCTGCGCGAACTGTCTTTCCTGAACAACGGCGTGAGCATTCGCCTGGTTGATCAACGCCATGGCAAGGATGAATTGTTTGCCTTTGCTGGTGGTGTACAGAGCTTTGTTGAGTACATCAACCGCAGCAAATCGGTATTGCACCCCAGTATTTTCTACTCGGCCGGCGAAGCCAAGGTTGGCGACACCGGTGTCACCATCGGCGTCGAAGTGGCGATGCAGTGGAACGATTCCTACCAGGAACAGGTGCTCTGCTTTACCAACAACATTCCGCAATCCGATGGCGGCACCCACCTGACTGGCCTGCGTGCCGCGATGACGCGGGTGATCAACAAGTACATCGACGAACACGAAATCGCCAAGAAGGCCAAGGTTGAAATCGCCGGCGATGACATGCGCGAAGGCCTGGCCTGCGTGTTGTCGGTCAAGATGCCAGATCCCAAGTTTGCCTCGCAGACCAAGATGAAACTGGTTTCTTCGGAAGCCCGTCCGGCGGTTGAAGAAGTTGTTGCCCAGAAACTGGCTGACTTCCTGCTCGAACGTCCGGCTGACGCCAAAATCATTACTGGCAAGATCGTCGAAGCTTCGCGCGCCCGTGAAGCTGCTCGCCGCGCTCGTGAATTGACGCGTCGCAAAGGTGTGCTCGATGGCATCGGTTTGCCCGGAAAACTGGCTGATTGTCAGGAAAAAGACCCGGCACTGTGCGAAATGTACATCGTCGAGGGTGACTCCGCAGGCGGCTCTGCCAAGCAGGGTCGTGACCGCAAGTTCCAGGCCATCCTGCCGCTGCGCGGCAAGGTACTGAATGTGGAAAAGGCCCGTTTCGACAAGCTCATTTCCAGCGAGCAAATCGTCACGCTGATTACCGCGCTTGGGACGGGTATCGGCAAGGACGAGTTCAAGATCGAGAAGCTGCGTTACCACCGCATCATCATCATGACCGACGCGGACGTTGACGGTGCGCACATCCGCACCTTGCTGCTGACGCTGCTCTATCGCCAGATGCCGGAACTGATCGAACGCGGTTACGTGTATATCGCCCAGCCGCCGCTCTACAAGGTCAAGCATGGCAAGACCGAGCGCTACCTGAAGGACGATCAGGAATACCACCAGTTCCTGCTGCGCATGGCGATGGACGAAGCCAGCCTGACGCCACGTGCCGGTGCTGAGCCTGTGACTGGCCCTGCACTTGAGGAACTAGCCCGTTCCTGGTTGTTGACCGAATCGGTGATCGAACGCATTTCCCACTTGGTTAATCCGGAAGTGCTCAAGACATTGGTTCAGCACAATCTGAAAATTGATCTTTCCAGCGAAAATCTGGCTCGGGAGAGCGCCGAACTGGTTGCCAAGCATCTGGTCAGTGGTATCCGTGTTGTGCCAAAATTTGACGATATCCAAGAACGCTGGACCTTGCGCGTTGAAAAAATGCATCACGGAAACCTGAAGGTCGGCATCATCGATGATGATCTTCTTCTTTCGGGCGACTATCAGCAGTTACGTCGTACTGCCGAAACATTGGCCGATCTGTTTGGACCGGGCGCCTTCATGGCGCGGGGTGAAAAGAAGCAGGCAGTGACCAATTTCGGTACCGCAATGCAATGGCTGCTTAACGATGTCGAGCGTGGTATCAGCAAGCAGCGTTACAAAGGCTTGGGTGAGATGAATCCAGGGCAACTTTGGGAAACCACGATGGATCCGAAAGTTCGCAGACTGTTACGTGTTCAGATCGATGATGCTATCGCCGCCGACGAAATCTTTACAACCCTGATGGGTGAACTGGTCGAACCGCGTCGTGCTTTCATTGAAACCAATGCCTTGAATGCCCGGATCGATATTTAA
- the dtd gene encoding D-aminoacyl-tRNA deacylase — protein MRVVVQRVIEASVAVDRDIVGKIGAGLLVLAGFEAGDEEADLDWMVGKILRMRIFSDEQGVMNCSVQEVAGDILAVSQFTLYASVKKGNRPSWNKAARGDVSGPLFEKFVGKLSAGLGKSVETGIFGANMQVSLINDGPVTLTIDSRSPE, from the coding sequence ATGCGGGTAGTTGTTCAGCGTGTTATTGAAGCTTCTGTCGCGGTCGACCGCGACATTGTCGGCAAAATCGGTGCTGGTTTGCTTGTTCTGGCCGGCTTTGAGGCAGGGGACGAGGAAGCCGATCTGGACTGGATGGTCGGCAAGATACTGCGCATGCGTATCTTCTCCGATGAGCAAGGGGTGATGAATTGCTCTGTCCAGGAGGTTGCGGGCGATATTTTGGCAGTTTCGCAGTTCACGCTTTACGCCTCGGTTAAAAAGGGCAATCGTCCATCCTGGAATAAAGCGGCTCGGGGGGATGTTTCCGGGCCATTATTCGAAAAATTTGTCGGAAAACTTTCGGCTGGACTGGGAAAATCGGTAGAAACCGGTATTTTTGGTGCCAATATGCAGGTTTCCCTGATCAATGACGGGCCGGTTACCTTGACGATCGATTCCCGGTCGCCGGAATAA